One region of Eupeodes corollae chromosome 1, idEupCoro1.1, whole genome shotgun sequence genomic DNA includes:
- the LOC129938697 gene encoding NHP2-like protein 1 homolog, producing MNEEVNPKAFPLADAQLTSKIMNLLQQALNCNQLRKDANNTTKILNRGLADIIVMAADAKPIEIILHLPFVRSKQALVRACGVSKPIFSYSVATNEGSQLKSQITSIQQEIERLLL from the coding sequence ATGAACGAAGAAGTTAATCCAAAGGCATTCCCACTTGCTGACGCACAATTGACCAGCAAGATTATGAATCTTTTGCAGCAGGCTCTTAACTGCAATCAATTACGTAAAGATGCCAATAACACTACCAAAATTCTTAATCGTGGATTAGCTGATATTATTGTTATGGCTGCTGATGCGAAGCCCATTGAAATTATATTGCATTTGCCATTCGTTCGCTCAAAGCAAGCTCTTGTTAGGGCATGTGGTGTTTCGAAGCCAATTTTCTCGTATTCGGTGGCAACAAACGAAGGGTCTCAACTGAAGTCGCAAATTACTTCGATTCAACAAGAAATCGAAAGGCTTTTACTTTAA